The following coding sequences lie in one Vanacampus margaritifer isolate UIUO_Vmar chromosome 16, RoL_Vmar_1.0, whole genome shotgun sequence genomic window:
- the ppm1db gene encoding protein phosphatase, Mg2+/Mn2+ dependent, 1Db isoform X1 produces MDDAIIFRMSAFSEQGGRKYMEDVVEIRIEYEPTSAASEDYTKSHRHGGQDNADSDSAKRSESENVATAPGPVSAMWVESLASEDTGDRSAPLSDEKVEERLVDTRRSVAFFAVFDGHGGREAAHFAREHLWDLLKRQRGFWSKDHSEVCAALRKGFIACHHAMWKQLPEWPKTITGLPSTSGTTASVIVIRGVHMYVAHVGDSAVVVGVKENDSDITLQALEVTQDHKPELPKEKERIERLGGSVMKKSGVNRVVWKRPRLTHNGPVRRSTVIDQIPFLAVARSLGDLWSYDFYSGEFVVSPEPDTTVMTLDPKRHRYVILGSDGLWNMMPPKNAVNMCYSHDKMVGPKGMSCACRLGCTALLFWKERMLRADNTTVIVLALQERGGPTIPMHRDEIMVDMAQGIDHIPFPGTPYNLYEAPKRHEAENASSLLKQHTKTLEQAFGVYEAAFCATAHVLPGVDSTGATLPPLNVFQKQDSAVHDRTSESASPLKRSHRSPHAAPEDGQRGQSPDKSLPHKTPRSKSEQSCEIHKRESDNTAVPQQHKAFLCVY; encoded by the exons ATGGACGATGCGATAATATTTCGTATGAGTGCGTTTTCCGAGCAAGGAGGGAGGAAATATATGGAGGATGTTGTCGAGATAAGAATCGAGTATGAGCCGACGTCGGCGGCTAGCGAGGACTACACAAAATCACACCGACACGGGGGACAGGACAACGCGGATAGCGACTCGGCGAAACGCTCCGAAAGCGAAAATGTGGCGACCGCGCCTGGCCCGGTTTCTGCTATGTGGGTTGAGAGCCTGGCCAGCGAGGACACCGGCGACCGCAGCGCGCCGCTATCAGACGAAAAAGTCGAGGAGCGCCTTGTGGACACTCGGAGGTCCGTGGCGTTTTTCGCCGTGTTTGATGGTCACGGAGGCCGGGAAGCAGCCCATTTCGCCAGGGAACATTTGTGGGATTTATTAAAGAGACAAAGAGGGTTTTGGTCCAAGGATCACTCGGAAGTATGTGCTGCTCTCCGTAAAGGATTCATTGCTTGCCACCATGCAATGTGGAAACAACTAC CGGAGTGGCCTAAAACAATTACAGGCCTGCCCAGTACGTCAGGCACCACAGCGAGTGTGATTGTGATCCGAGGAGTTCACATGTATGTTGCTCATGTGGGAGATTCAGCAGTAGTGGTTGGAGTGAAAGAAAATGATTCAGatatcacacttcaagcacttGAAGTCACACAAGACCATAAACCGGAACTTCCTAAAGAGAAGGAAAGGATCGAGCGGCTGGGCGGGAG TGTAATGAAGAAATCCGGGGTGAACCGCGTAGTGTGGAAGAGACCCCGACTTACCCACAACGGGCCAGTGAGGAGGAGCACAGTCATCGACCAGATCCCCTTTTTGGCAGTCGCGCGATCGCTTG GTGATTTGTGGAGCTATGATTTCTACAGTGGCGAGTTTGTGGTGTCGCCAGAGCCCGATACCACAGTAATGACCCTTGACCCCAAGCGACATCGCTACGTTATCCTTGGTAGTGATGGGCTATGGAACATGATGCCTCCAAAGAACGCCGTCAATATGTGTTATAGCCATGACAAAATGGTG GGGCCGAAAGGAATGTCTTGTGCCTGCCGGTTGGGATGCACCGCACTACTATTTTGGAAAGAACGCATGCTGCGCGCTGACAACACAACAGTCATTGTACTGGCTCTGCAGGAGCGTGGCGGCCCGACTATCCCGATGCACCGAGATGAGATCATGGTGGACATGGCTCAAGGAATTGACCACATTCCCTTCCCGGGAACCCCGTATAACCTGTATGAGGCTCCGAAG CGCCATGAAGCAGAGAATGCCTCCTCTCTACTTAAACAACATACTAAGACTTTGGAGCAGGCATTTGGGGTGTACGAAGCTGCTTTCTGTGCCACCGCGCATGTCTTGCCTGGCGTTGACTCTACGGGAGCCACACTGCCTCCACTGAATGTGTTCCAAAAGCAAGACTCAGCGGTCCATGACCGGACTTCTGAGTCTGCTTCTCCGTTAAAAAGATCTCACCGCTCTCCACATGCTGCCCCCGAAGATGGTCAGCGTGGTCAGTCCCCAGACAAAAGTTTGCCTCACAAGACGCCTCGCAGCAAAAGTGAACAATCGTGTGAAATTCACAAGCGAGAGAGCGACAACACAGCCGTGCCGCAGCAGCACAAGGCTTTCTTGTGTGTGTACTGA
- the ppm1db gene encoding protein phosphatase, Mg2+/Mn2+ dependent, 1Db isoform X2: MDDAIIFRMSAFSEQGGRKYMEDVVEIRIEYEPTSAASEDYTKSHRHGGQDNADSDSAKRSESENVATAPGPVSAMWVESLASEDTGDRSAPLSDEKVEERLVDTRRSVAFFAVFDGHGGREAAHFAREHLWDLLKRQRGFWSKDHSEVCAALRKGFIACHHAMWKQLPEWPKTITGLPSTSGTTASVIVIRGVHMYVAHVGDSAVVVGVKENDSDITLQALEVTQDHKPELPKEKERIERLGGSVMKKSGVNRVVWKRPRLTHNGPVRRSTVIDQIPFLAVARSLGDLWSYDFYSGEFVVSPEPDTTVMTLDPKRHRYVILGSDGLWNMMPPKNAVNMCYSHDKMVGPKGMSCACRLGCTALLFWKERMLRADNTTVIVLALQERGGPTIPMHRDEIMVDMAQGIDHIPFPGTPYNLYEAPKAEREDGMFNEEDEIYGEEHEGWTCLEW; the protein is encoded by the exons ATGGACGATGCGATAATATTTCGTATGAGTGCGTTTTCCGAGCAAGGAGGGAGGAAATATATGGAGGATGTTGTCGAGATAAGAATCGAGTATGAGCCGACGTCGGCGGCTAGCGAGGACTACACAAAATCACACCGACACGGGGGACAGGACAACGCGGATAGCGACTCGGCGAAACGCTCCGAAAGCGAAAATGTGGCGACCGCGCCTGGCCCGGTTTCTGCTATGTGGGTTGAGAGCCTGGCCAGCGAGGACACCGGCGACCGCAGCGCGCCGCTATCAGACGAAAAAGTCGAGGAGCGCCTTGTGGACACTCGGAGGTCCGTGGCGTTTTTCGCCGTGTTTGATGGTCACGGAGGCCGGGAAGCAGCCCATTTCGCCAGGGAACATTTGTGGGATTTATTAAAGAGACAAAGAGGGTTTTGGTCCAAGGATCACTCGGAAGTATGTGCTGCTCTCCGTAAAGGATTCATTGCTTGCCACCATGCAATGTGGAAACAACTAC CGGAGTGGCCTAAAACAATTACAGGCCTGCCCAGTACGTCAGGCACCACAGCGAGTGTGATTGTGATCCGAGGAGTTCACATGTATGTTGCTCATGTGGGAGATTCAGCAGTAGTGGTTGGAGTGAAAGAAAATGATTCAGatatcacacttcaagcacttGAAGTCACACAAGACCATAAACCGGAACTTCCTAAAGAGAAGGAAAGGATCGAGCGGCTGGGCGGGAG TGTAATGAAGAAATCCGGGGTGAACCGCGTAGTGTGGAAGAGACCCCGACTTACCCACAACGGGCCAGTGAGGAGGAGCACAGTCATCGACCAGATCCCCTTTTTGGCAGTCGCGCGATCGCTTG GTGATTTGTGGAGCTATGATTTCTACAGTGGCGAGTTTGTGGTGTCGCCAGAGCCCGATACCACAGTAATGACCCTTGACCCCAAGCGACATCGCTACGTTATCCTTGGTAGTGATGGGCTATGGAACATGATGCCTCCAAAGAACGCCGTCAATATGTGTTATAGCCATGACAAAATGGTG GGGCCGAAAGGAATGTCTTGTGCCTGCCGGTTGGGATGCACCGCACTACTATTTTGGAAAGAACGCATGCTGCGCGCTGACAACACAACAGTCATTGTACTGGCTCTGCAGGAGCGTGGCGGCCCGACTATCCCGATGCACCGAGATGAGATCATGGTGGACATGGCTCAAGGAATTGACCACATTCCCTTCCCGGGAACCCCGTATAACCTGTATGAGGCTCCGAAG GCGGAGCGTGAGGATGGCATGTTTAATGAAGAAGATGAGATATATGGAGAAGAACATGAGGGATGGACATGCCTGGAGTGGTAG